CGCCTTGGCGCGGGAGCTTCGAGAGGAGCTCGACGTGTCGGTAACGATTATCGAGCAACTGACCCCTGTGGAGCATCGCTATCCGGAGCTTTCGCTGCGGTTGATCGCTTTCCGTTGTCGCTTGACGAGTGGCACGCCGCAGGCTGGGGCTCATGAGGAGTTGCGCTGGATTGGTATCGAGGAGGTCGCGGATTACGATTTTCCTGAAGCCGATCTTCCCATTCTTGCCGAGTATCGCATCAAAAACTCTTTTCAGTAAACGAAGTCAGCCGATTCTGATTCTCCTGATTGAGCAATTTTGCTTTTTGTATTCCGTTTGCGCTTGCGATTTACCGCTTATGTTTTTCAGCTCACAATTTAGTTCGCTTGTACAGGCGAATTGTCTCTCCCTGGTACCGTATACATACCTCTTTTTCTCGTTTAACCCCTTGTCAGGTAGGCTTTTATCCGGAGTCGTTATGTCTGTAGGATACGCCACCCGGTAAGGTGCACCCTATGTTTGATTTCATTCCGGGCGCCGCTGGTTTTCCAAGGTTATTGACACGGAGAGGGGTCGCTCGATAGCGGAGATGAGTTATGAAGGTTTTGAACATTAGCCAATTAGAATTTTCAGCCCCTGTTTTTGCATTCCGTAATCAGTTCGGTTTTTCGGCTGACGAACATTGTAAAAGCAATTGCTGTAAAGCTGTTATGAGCAGCAAGGGTGTGGAAAAAATGCTTTTTGGTGTGTATCCGATTCTGTTCCCAAAAATCTGATGTGTCTTTGATCCTCTTCTTTATGGAAAGCCATACTCCATCCTTACAAACGTCTCCACTTAACGATGCCTTGCACCGGATTTTCGGTTTTCACTCGTTTCGTCCAAACCAGGAAGAGATTGTCCGCGCGCTGATGGGTGGGCGGGACGTGTTCGCCGTCATGCCGACTGGCGGTGGCAAGTCGCTTTGCTACCAGCTTCCCGCAGTGCTGATGCCCGGCACCGCGCTGGTCGTCAGCCCGCTGATCTCACTCATGAAAGATCAGGTCGATGCAGCCCGCTTGAACGGCATTAAGGCAGCGTTCCTGAACAGCTCGCTCGATTTCACGGATCAGTCCGCCGTGCTCCGCTCGCTCCAGTCCGGTGATCTCGACCTGCTCTACGTCGCGCCGGAACGCTTCGCGCTCGACCAGTTCCGCGAGCTGCTCGCGGGTTGCTGCATCAGCATCGCGGTGATCGACGAGGCACACTGCATCTCCGAATGGGGCCACGATTTTCGGCCCGACTACCTTTCGCTCTCCTCGCTGGTCGAGCTGCTGCCCGACGTACCGGTCGCGGCCTTCACAGCCACCGCCACGCAGAAGGTGCAGCGTGACATTGTCAGCAAGCTCGGACTGCGCGATCCGTTCGTGCTGCGCGCCTCGTTCGACCGCCCGAACCTCACCTACGAAGTGCGCTTCAAGGAGGCGGGCGAGAGCCAGCTCGTGTCGCTCCTGAATGAGTTTTCAGGCCAGTCGGGCATCATCTACCGCACCAGCCGCAAGAGCGTCAACGACACGGCGGCCATGTTGCAAAAGCGTGGCATTCGCGCCCTGCCGTACCACGCGGGCCTCGCCGACCGCGAGCGGCACGACAACCAGGAGGCGTTCATTCGCGACGAAGTTGACGTCATCGTGGCCACGGTGGCCTTCGGCATGGGCATCGACAAATCGAATGTGCGCTTTGTCATCCACGCCGACCTGCCGAAAAGCATCGAGAGTTACTATCAGGAGACCGGACGCGCTGGGCGCGACGGCGAAAATTCCCGCTGCATCATGCTCTTTTCGCACGCCGACATTCCGAAAGTGCGCTTTTTCATCGACGCGATGCTCGACGAAGACGAACGTCGCCGGGCGCTCGACGCGCTCTCGAAGGTGGTGGCGTTCGCCTCCTCCACGGTGTGCCGCCGCCGGATGCTGCTCGAACACTTCGACGAAGAGCTGCCGGGCGACAACTGCGGTTCGTGCGACGTCTGTCAGGGCTTGCACGAAGTGACCGACTGCACGGTCGAAGCGCAGATGGTGCTCTCCACCATCGTCCGCACCGACTCGCGCTTCGGCGCGACGCACCTGGTCGATATTCTGCTCGGCAGCAAGAACCAGAAAATTCTGGAGTTCGGCCACGATCGCCTCAAGGTCTATGGCATCGGCAAAGGCCACGACAAGAAGTTCTGGCGACGCCTCATCGACGACCTCATGGCTCGTAAAGCCCTCGGTCGCTCCGAAGGCCTCTACCCGGTACCCTACCTGCTCGAAGGCGGAGTAAGGATTCTCAAGGGCGAGGAAAAGGTCGAGATGGTCAGGATCAAGGCGAAAAAGGGCAAATCCGCAGCAGCCAAACGCGGCGGCCTCGACGCGCTATCGGAAGCCGAAAAGCAGCTCTTCGAACAACTCCGGACGCTTCGCAAAAAGCTCGCCGACGAGCAGGATATTCCACCGTACATGGTGTTTTCGGATAAGACTCTCGTCGAACTGAGTGTTGTCAAACCCACGACCCGCGACGAAATGCTCGCAGTATCGGGGATTGGCGAAGTGAAGCTGGAGCGGTATGCGGAGCCTTTTTTGGAAGTGATTGGGGAGTTTACGGGCGGGTGATCACTTTTTTTTGAGATAACTGATGCCAGCTCAAGCTGATAACTTTTTCCCGCTCTGCAACAGTGCAGGGGGAAAACATCCTTATCGAGCTGGAGAGTTGATCTATGCAAAAGAGTCTTTCTGCTTTTTCTGAGATAGTCAGATCAGCTAAACATTTTTTACTACAAAAATCCTGCTCATTGGGAGGCATCATCCGCTATGAAGAAAAGAAAGCAGCATTATGTTTGGCGCCATTATTTGAAGCCTTGGGCTACGGATGACAAAGTATTTTGCCTAAGAGAAAATAATGTATTCCAGTCGAACTTAATGGGGATTGCTAATGAGAGAGACTTCTATAGACTGAAAGAACTAAGCCAAGCCGACATCGATTTCATAGAAAAAATCGCGATTGATCCTTCGCCAGCATTCCTTCAAAAGCTACACAAGGACTTGATCAAGCAATTCAACTTTATATTTGAGTTAAGGAACTTCGTTCAAGACCAAGGGATTACTAATCCAGACATAAGTGAAAGAATTGAAGAAGCAGTAAATAACCTTGAAGAGGATTTTCATGATAGAATTGAGGACAGTGTTATCGGATATCTGAAATCTATTCTCTCCGGCGATACAAAATTTCTCGAAACAGACGAAGGGTTTATGAATTTCATATATTTTCTTTGCGTTCAATACATGAGGACAAAGAAAATAAAGAAAAGTGTTCTCGCTAACGTAAATCCTCCAAAACATATCAATCTTGAAAAGATATGGAACATCCTAAGCCATATTTATGCGACTAATATGGGCTGGAGTCTTTACGCCGATAGAAGCAGCCTCCAGTTTGTATTGCTCGAAAACCAATCATCGACGCAATTTGTTACGGGTGATCAGCCTGTGATTAACACATATGGTACGGGTGATCCCAAGAAGCCTCCGCAACGATTGGAATTTTATTACCCTATTTCTCCATTTATTGCTTTGCTATTGGTTGATCAGAAGAATAATGTAGAAGAAAAGAGACGGACGATAGGCCATGCTCAGGTGATGGCTTATAATGAATACATAGTAAGGAATAGTCATGAGCAGCTATATGCAGCTACCAGAGAATCGTTGGAGATGTATGTGCATTTATAATAGAAATGAAATGAATAAGAAATTGAAAAGATTCATATCTCTGGAGTTCAAATTGGGATTAGCTTTGTGTTTTTTCTCAAGAAAGCATGTCGAAGCAATGATCCTTAGGATGTAATAAGGCATTTATCGGTAGTAAGTTTTCCTTTTGGTAGTGTTAAGGAAATTGTAGGCTACGCTGATATAGATATACCAATACTTCCACATCTCGCACAAATTTACAAAAAAGTCAACAAACCTCTCCTTGTAGGTTTCCGATTCCCCTTTTTCACCCGCAAATCCCACATCCAGCATCTCGCCGTACCGTCACTTTCCGAAAGTTCATCGCCAGAGCGTCAAACGTCAGCAGCGCATCCGTTAGCAAATCACCGATGCCGAGCAAGCATTTGATTGCTTCGATGGCCTGAATCGAGCCGATGACGCCGGGGAGTGCTCCGAGGGGGCCTCGTGGGGCTTCATCGGTAGTCATTTCATTCTCGTCGAACAGGCAGTGGAAGCAGGCGGTTTTTCCGGGGATGATGGTCATGGTTTGGCCGTGGAAGTCGGAGATTCCTGCGTGTGACCAGGGTTTCATCGCTGCGTGGCAGGCGCGACAGATGCGGTGTTTTGAGCTGAACGAGTCGGTGGCGTCGATGATGAAGTCGTAGCCTTTGAGGATTTCCGGAGCGTTGTCTTCGCTCAACCGGAAAGGGTGGCACTCGACGGTGATGGCGGGATCGAGCGCGGCGATTCTCTCGCGTGCCGAGTCGGTTTTGCGTTGGCCGACCGAGTTTGTGGTGTGCAGAATCTGGCGCTGGAGGTTGGACAGATCGACCGTGTCGCCGTCCATAATTCCAATCGTGCCGATGCCTGCCGCCGCGAGGTAGAAGGCGGCGGGGGAGCCGAGGCCGCCCGCGCCGATGACGAGCACCTTCGAGCCGAGCAGCTTTTCCTGCCCTGCCTCGCCGATTTCCGGCAGGGCGAGGTGCCGGGCGTAGCGCTGACGCTGCTCGTCGCTGAGGCTCACGCCCTCTCCTTTTCGGGCAGCGGGTTGTTGTAAGCCGCGTCCCAGTTTTTGAACACCGGTTCAAGATTTTTGGCGCGAAGCGCGGCGCAGAACTCCTCGGCGCTGCGGTCGTCGCTCACCTCGAACTGGCTTGCTCCGGCTGTCTCCGCCTCGACGTAGCCACCAACGGTGGTGCGGCTGGCGATGCTCATGCGGGTGATGCCGAGGCCAGCCATGCCGTCCCGAAAATTCGAACTTTCGCGCGTCGAGAGCACCAGATCGATGTCCGGCATCGCCGTGCGGAAGGCCATAATCATCCTCGCCAGAAAGCGGTCATTCACCACGTATGCCGGCTGGAAGCTGCCCTCCTGCGGGCGGATGCGCGGGAACGAGACCGAGACGCCTGCTTTCCAGTAGGTGCGGCAGAGGTGCCGAGCATGACGCGCGACGGCGAGCGCTTCGCCGATCGGCTCGGAGAGGCCGAGCAGCGCACCGATGCCGACGCTCCGGATGCCGCCGGTGATGGCGCGTTCCGGGGTTTCGAGCCGTTCGAGGAAGTCCTGCTTTGGCCCCCAGCGGTGCAGCTTTGCGTAGTTCTCCGGATCGTAGGTCTCCTGATAGATCGTCAGGCCGGTGCAGCCGCACTCGGCGAGAGCCCGGTACTCGGCAACGCTCATCGGGAACGCTTCGATGGCTACACGCGGCATGATGCGGGCTGTAAGTTCGACCGAGCGGCGCAGGTAGTCGAAGCCCGCCGCGTTGGTGCGCTCGCCGGTGAGCAGCAGCACGTCGCCGATGCCGATCTTTTTCATCGCCCGCAGCTCGCGTTCGATCTCGTCGAATTCGAGCTTGCGGCGCGGCGAGGTTCTGTCCGACGCGAAGCCGCAATAGACGCAGCCGCTCGAACAAAAGTTGGAGAGGTAGAGCGGCGCGTAGAGCGAAATGATGCGCCCGAACCGGCGCAGCGTCACCGCCTGCGCTTCGGCGGCGAGCCGTTCGAGCGACTC
This portion of the Chlorobaculum parvum NCIB 8327 genome encodes:
- a CDS encoding (deoxy)nucleoside triphosphate pyrophosphohydrolase; its protein translation is MHIGDVVCAIIERDGKFLIARRPDDGRHLARKWEFPGGKVEPGESATAALARELREELDVSVTIIEQLTPVEHRYPELSLRLIAFRCRLTSGTPQAGAHEELRWIGIEEVADYDFPEADLPILAEYRIKNSFQ
- a CDS encoding HesA/MoeB/ThiF family protein gives rise to the protein MSLSDEQRQRYARHLALPEIGEAGQEKLLGSKVLVIGAGGLGSPAAFYLAAAGIGTIGIMDGDTVDLSNLQRQILHTTNSVGQRKTDSARERIAALDPAITVECHPFRLSEDNAPEILKGYDFIIDATDSFSSKHRICRACHAAMKPWSHAGISDFHGQTMTIIPGKTACFHCLFDENEMTTDEAPRGPLGALPGVIGSIQAIEAIKCLLGIGDLLTDALLTFDALAMNFRKVTVRRDAGCGICG
- the thiH gene encoding 2-iminoacetate synthase ThiH gives rise to the protein MNALPAWLTDSRLSEDIEPLLRQTDDESLERLAAEAQAVTLRRFGRIISLYAPLYLSNFCSSGCVYCGFASDRTSPRRKLEFDEIERELRAMKKIGIGDVLLLTGERTNAAGFDYLRRSVELTARIMPRVAIEAFPMSVAEYRALAECGCTGLTIYQETYDPENYAKLHRWGPKQDFLERLETPERAITGGIRSVGIGALLGLSEPIGEALAVARHARHLCRTYWKAGVSVSFPRIRPQEGSFQPAYVVNDRFLARMIMAFRTAMPDIDLVLSTRESSNFRDGMAGLGITRMSIASRTTVGGYVEAETAGASQFEVSDDRSAEEFCAALRAKNLEPVFKNWDAAYNNPLPEKERA
- the recQ gene encoding DNA helicase RecQ, whose protein sequence is MESHTPSLQTSPLNDALHRIFGFHSFRPNQEEIVRALMGGRDVFAVMPTGGGKSLCYQLPAVLMPGTALVVSPLISLMKDQVDAARLNGIKAAFLNSSLDFTDQSAVLRSLQSGDLDLLYVAPERFALDQFRELLAGCCISIAVIDEAHCISEWGHDFRPDYLSLSSLVELLPDVPVAAFTATATQKVQRDIVSKLGLRDPFVLRASFDRPNLTYEVRFKEAGESQLVSLLNEFSGQSGIIYRTSRKSVNDTAAMLQKRGIRALPYHAGLADRERHDNQEAFIRDEVDVIVATVAFGMGIDKSNVRFVIHADLPKSIESYYQETGRAGRDGENSRCIMLFSHADIPKVRFFIDAMLDEDERRRALDALSKVVAFASSTVCRRRMLLEHFDEELPGDNCGSCDVCQGLHEVTDCTVEAQMVLSTIVRTDSRFGATHLVDILLGSKNQKILEFGHDRLKVYGIGKGHDKKFWRRLIDDLMARKALGRSEGLYPVPYLLEGGVRILKGEEKVEMVRIKAKKGKSAAAKRGGLDALSEAEKQLFEQLRTLRKKLADEQDIPPYMVFSDKTLVELSVVKPTTRDEMLAVSGIGEVKLERYAEPFLEVIGEFTGG
- a CDS encoding DUF4238 domain-containing protein; the encoded protein is MKKRKQHYVWRHYLKPWATDDKVFCLRENNVFQSNLMGIANERDFYRLKELSQADIDFIEKIAIDPSPAFLQKLHKDLIKQFNFIFELRNFVQDQGITNPDISERIEEAVNNLEEDFHDRIEDSVIGYLKSILSGDTKFLETDEGFMNFIYFLCVQYMRTKKIKKSVLANVNPPKHINLEKIWNILSHIYATNMGWSLYADRSSLQFVLLENQSSTQFVTGDQPVINTYGTGDPKKPPQRLEFYYPISPFIALLLVDQKNNVEEKRRTIGHAQVMAYNEYIVRNSHEQLYAATRESLEMYVHL